Proteins encoded by one window of Lathyrus oleraceus cultivar Zhongwan6 chromosome 1, CAAS_Psat_ZW6_1.0, whole genome shotgun sequence:
- the LOC127087915 gene encoding uncharacterized protein LOC127087915, with amino-acid sequence MDRINDSVIASALEVMSHMMAQANEDSQANQNHNGGADKFHGLEKFQKNKPHKFKGRKLSIGGRIPAKDQKLLALLLLGIILRMSFWTSIFQKMFVTIKEIKFLELKQCNMFVADYVAKFEKLSMYCLQYNGVNTEGSKCVKF; translated from the exons ATGGATAGAATAAATGATTCTGTGATTGCTAGTGCTCTCGAGGTAATGTCTCATATGATGGCTCAAGCCAATGAAGATTCACAAGCTAATCAGAATCATAACGGAGGAGCTGATAAGTTTCATGGACTAGAAAAATTCCAGAAGAATAAACCACATAAGTTTAAGGGGAG GAAGCTAAGTATCGGCGGGAGAATACCCGCCAAGGATCAGAAGCTTCTGGCACTGCTATTACTTGGAATAATTTTAAGAATGAGTTTTTGGAcaagtattttccagaagatgttTGTAACCATAAAGGAGATTAAGTTCTTGGAGCTAAAGCAGTGTAACATGTTTGTGGCTGACTATGTAGCAAAGTTTGAGAAGCTATCCATGTATTGTCTTCAATATAATGGTGTAAATACTGAAGGttccaagtgtgtgaagttttAA